TTTCCCAACGCTCTGATTTGCGAAAAGGTGGGTCGTTTAACTGGCAAAAGAAACGCTGAACTTAAACGATCAATCCCGGAATCGTCAACTGCTAGTGGATCTGTACCTACCTCAACCAAAAACGGGGATGTTAATCCAACCCCGGTTCCAGTCATTGTGATTTCCCACGGCATGGCATCCGATCGCCAGAGCTTTGCTTATCTGGCAGAGCATCTTGCATCCTATGGATTTGCGGTTGCTGCCATCGAACACCCTGACACCAATGCGAAAAAGTATCAGGATTATTTTTCGGGATTAGCAAGTCCGCCCAGCGCAATGGCAGCAATTGATCGCCCGTTGGATGTGAAATTTTTATTGGATGAACTACAACAGCTTTCCCAATCAGACTCAGGTTTCGAGGACGGTTGAATCTCGATCAAGTGGGCGCAATCGGTCAATCTCTTGGCGGATATACGGTACTGGCATTGGCAGGTGCTGCCATTAATTTTCAGCAACTACACAAGGATTGTAATTGTGATTTGAACGATAATTTAGCCAAACGGTCACGAAATACTTCACTCTGTACTAGGACAACATATAGTTCAAAGCTATAAATGGAGTTCAAAAAACTCAAAACTTAATTACAGCAAGGAACATGGTCAAATAGTTCATTTGTACCGTACCGTGATGAGAGAAATAAAAATTCAGATTTCAGGCGATCGCTTTATCACTCAATTTTTGGCGAAACATATTTTGAACCATATTGTGGACATTTTGAATTATATTTTGACCGAAAGTTGAAAATTTTCGACTAAATTAGTGTGTCTTGCTCGGCATTTTTTACCAAGTCTAAAAATAAAATTTTTGGTCGTATTATGGTTCACATTTAAAACACGCGGACATAATTTGATTCATAAAGCTAAGTTATTGATTGGCTCAAAAGCTTGAAATTACGTTAACTTTTGGTCACGTTATGGTTCAAAATTTGGTCACGCAGGGGTAAAATCACAGTAATCCAAATAACTCCCTGAACTTATCACTTTTGATTCAGTGCAGAGTTGACGAGTTAGCCCCAAAGACTATTCGCTGAGAGATGATCGCATCAAAGCTGTGATTGCCATGAATCCCCTCGATAGTACCGTATTTGGGCAGTCGGGATTAGAGCAAATTAAAATCCCGGTGATGTTGGTTTCAGGAAGTGATGATATCTTTGCTCCAGCAGTCCCCGAACAAATTCGCCCCTTTAGCTGGATAACGGCATCCGATAAATATTTGGTATTAATGGATAAAGCAACTCACTTTTCGCTGCTTAAAACGGATTCAGGACGCGGAGTGCTGCCCGTTCCACCAGAGTTTATTGGCCCCAATCCGGCGAATCGCTCACTCTTATGCAAAAGTTCTGAGTGTTGCGTTCTTTGAAACCCACATTGCCAAACAACCAGATTACCGTTTTTACCTGAATGCTTCTTACGCCAAGTCTATCAGTCAGTCCCCGATAAACCTTGAACTGGTGCGCTCATTTGCATCTACCAATGCACTGTTAAACAAGAAATAGTGAACAAGGCAAAAGTTAAAAGTTAAAAGACAAAAGAAAGAGAAAAAGGCGTTGCATAAGTATGGGGGTCAAATGAGCAGTGATACCGAAAGTTACGCGCTTGGACTTGATGAGCTACTTTCAATACTGCGATGGCGTACCCGCCCGCCTTCTTGCGATCGCTACAGATAAGACTGTACCAATTGAAGTCTCTGAAATTTAGGAGCTTCAAACCCAAGATGATCTGTATTAAATTGTTGCACCAAATAATCTATAGGTTAATTGGTACATCGAGAATTGCGAAAAATATCGAATTGCAGAATGCCTATCCAGTAAGGGTTACAGCCAAGCGCGTAACTTTCTGTACGATTGCTCATTTAGCCCCGCAACGAACAAAATGAATATTAAAGAACTACATTGATAATACAAAGATGACCATGTTTGCAAGAACCGCTTTTGTCCAGTCCAGTAATTTAGTTAGGAAGAAAATCTGGTTAACTAATTTTTCATGAATACAGCTATTTTTGAAGGTGTGTTAAAAACTCAAGACTAGATAGCATGAAAGCGTCCAGGTAGAAAAGAGAATCACAACTGATGAGTATTGTAGATAGTATATTCATGCAGATGTTTGGTCGCCCAAAGGGTATGCTAGGCAGGATGGGTGGCAAAATTATGGCATCCATGAACAGAGCATTTATCTATTCAGTCATCGATCTGCTCGACATTCAGCGAAACGATCAAGTTTTGGAAGTGGGATTTGGATCGGGAGTGGGTATTGAGCGTTTGTCCTGTTTAGCATCAGCCGGGTATATCGCAGGCATCGATAACTCAAAAGAAATGGTCGAGCAAGCTACAGTGAGGAATAGGGAAGAGATTGAGGGAGGGAGAGTAGATTTAAGGTTGGGGTCGGTGGAAAGTTTACCGTTTGAAGACAACAAATTCGATAAAGTGTTGGCGGTTAACTCCATGCAAGTTTGGACAGATGCCGTAGTTGGGCTACGGTCAGTGAGGCGAGTTATGAAGGAAGGCGGCACAATAGCGTTGGGTTTACTCCTTATTCAGGGCAAACAAGTAGCGGATTGACTCAGATACTCACTGGTGCAGGCTTCACACAAGCAAGGATAGTGGAGACAGAACGTGGTTTTGTGCATTGGCGAAAGCACTATAATCAACGATGAAAGACGAATACTATCCACCAAAACTGACACAGAAGGTCTAAAAACTACATCAGCACTACAAAATGGATTTTAAAGACTCAATTCATCATCCTGTTGCTGCTGCTGTTGTCGCCTTAATTGCCGTCCATATTCAAGAAGCTGCTCGTTCCAATCTGCCGCTTTGGATAAAACTTGTTGGGAGTGTGGCAGTAGTTCTAGAACACGCTGTGCGGCTGCATTTGTTGATTGATCTTTACCAAAAGTCACCAGTATATTAGGAACTTTCTGTAATCGCTCAACAGGCAAAGAGTTGATGTTATCGACTGCCATGTACAGGGTTCGCTCAGGTGGCACATTGCCCCTTACAAAGTATTCGAGCATAGCTCTGGAAACAGCTTCAATGGGAGAAGAACACAGCAGAACATGAGCTACTTTATCGGTTGCTTGACCACCCAAACCGAAGTAAAACCAGCTATCACTGCGCTTAGTCCCTTTTTGGTAGCCCTTAAAGTTATTGTTATCTCCCCTAGTTCCGCGTAAGAATGCACCGTTACGTTGATTATCAAGATTTCGCATGATAAACACAGCGTTTTGTTGATCATCAGCGTAAAGTAGCCCCAGGTTTTGAAGCATTTGCAAACAATCAGAGGGAATGCCCCGTTGTTGGGTGAGGTAATGTTCAACGGCAGGCCAGTTAGCTTTATTCTCAACGGGTGGGGTGAATTGGGGACGAGGGTCAGCCTGGATAATGTCAACCGCCGCTTTTTTGCGTGAGCGATCGCTGCACGTTCTACGCCAGCTTCCCCAAATCGCTCATGCAACCAGACAACCGCCTGCCGAAAATTGCAGTTGTTAACGTGCATTACCAAATCAATTGCACCGCCGCCGCCTTTGGAGTGGTCGGGTGAAAAGTCGTAGAATTTGGGGCATCTATATTAATGATGTGTCCGTGACCCTCCATCTTTCACGCTCGTAATTTAGCCCCAACTCCCAGGCGACATCTTCAAGCTGCAAGTCGCGCAGAAGTTTAGTTTGCTGCTGCCAACTAGCGAATTGTGCCTCTAATTCCTTGATGCGTCTGTCTTTAAGTTCATTTTCAAGCGCCAAAGCCTTTGCTGTGGCTTCCATCTGTTGTTTTTTTGGCTTGCGCCCTATCCCGGTCAGCCGCTTTAGCTTGCAACTGTAATTGGGTGAGGCTGGTATCTGGTTCTATACCGGAATTAACAATGCTGTAAAAGTCCTTGATGTCCTGGTGTTGCGCCCTACTACCTTTAATGCCACGCTCCAACCCCAAATGTTCTGTAGCTTCGGGTAGGAATCTTGAAACTCCCTCATCTTTTGACGACCGTCGAAGAAGTGCTTGGCCCTCAGTTGCCCTTTGTCATCGAGGGGACAAAGTAAGCGTGAATATGCGGGGTGGCTTCATCCAGGTGTAATTCTGCCCTGACAATGCGATCGCCATACCGCGAATCTAACCATTGTTGTGAAGCAGCCAGCCAGGAGTCAACTTTGTCCTGCTCATAGTAACCCGCTTGTGTTGGGCGGTTGGGACGAAAATATTCGGGGCTGGCAGTCAATAAAATCTCAGTGCAGTAAACAGCGTCAGGGCGGATCTTCCGTTTCTGCTCCCCTATCCTTTCCATCACCAACTGATCTAATGAAAGTGTTGGGTTATTAGTGCCAATGAATCTGATATTTTGTTTGTCTGGATCAGCATTGGGTGTTTCTCGCTGACGTGCGGTGTGTGCTTCACTGCCTGCCAAGTTACTGCGCTTGAGCTTTTTAATTCGTGCAATAGCGTAAGCCATGCCACTTTTGGGTGATTGAGTGTAATTGCGTCGCAGACCCCACGTAGCCTTTTGTTTCAACCGTCAGGGAGAAATGGCGCAAGCCACCCGTCAGGGCAAAAAGGTGTAGTGGGTACACCATTATCTTAATCAACCAGCGCGAAATTTGACGGTCACAAAACCCCCTCTGCTGCTAAAAAGCCTGCTGTGTAGGGTTTTTAGCACTCTGGGGCGCATTTAGGGAATTGTTTGATTGTTTGGCATTATACACCACAATAACACGCAATAAACACACTATTAGGGGAAACCTAACGCCAGTTACTTGACATTTTTCGGCTAAAAAAACACCACATTTAGACACAATATTATCGCTATTATCGTTAAGGTAGACACATTTATACTCAACTCAAATATTGATGTGTTTTTATGCGACAGAGTTTGCCATAGAAGCGATTACAGCTTTTGGCTTGCTGAAGCGTTAGAGGGTGAAGTCAGTCAGCCTGAATTACAGAAAGCTTGTTGGTCAGCAATTGAACGTCTAGAAGCGAAACTGGCAACTATTAGGCGTATTGCTCGAATTGAGCCTCAGTCAATAGTTGTGTCTGGTGGCGCTAATGCAGCGACTACTGTGACAAGCAATAGTCAGGCTCAAAGTGGTGCTGATGCAGCGACTACTGTAACAAGCACTAGTCAGCCTCTTATTTCTGACGATGATGGCGATTCTGATGATGAAGATTTTGATGAGGATTTTGATGAGGATGACTTAGGATTGATGAAACTGGAACTTTCAGAAGACCTCAAAATAGCTACTGAGATATTAGGTTGGAACGGTTAAATTCAAGAAAGAATTTTTGAAACATAATTGCAACACATCATGATTACGCATTGTCAATAAGTCAGGGTCTTATTGATAATAAAAAATGCTCCTCAAAGCGGCTGTAATTTATTCGGGATAAGAGTTACAGAAGATTTTTTCAAAAACACTGGACGGCCCAAAAGGACAAGAAACCACTGTTTTCGATGTTTTGGACGCCGTTGACAGGTGTGTATTTGTCAGCAGAGCATGACAATTGAGTAGGGTTGGCGCTTATTGGACGCCAAAAGGACAAGAAACCATTGTTTTTGATGTTTTGGACGCCCAAAAATATTAGTGTCGGATGAGACTGATTTAGTACGGTTAAACTACACTAAGCTTACGGTGTTAAAGGTTTTTAGTAGAGTTATTGTGTTAGACAAGTTTTTATTTCAGTTAATGCTCAATATATAGAATGACTGCTGAACTCACAGGAGAAATTTCAGGTTCACTCACTCAAGAAATTAATCGATTGAGCGGTTTTTTTTTGAATTACGTTTGCAACACAAAAGTATTATATGTTCTCAATAAAACCTGAGTTATTGAGAATAAACGAGTTTGATAAAACTGGCTAAAAGCTAGTTGGTGTATGTATTAGACACCAGTTTTTGGGTCAAAGCCATGTTCTAAATAGCAGACATTTTGTAGTGAATAGTCAAAGTTTCTTGACAGCTATAACATGACAATACGTGTATAAGCTGTACAGAATAGCAGACATTTTGTACAGGAATCCGGTATTTAGGTGCAAAATGTCTGCTGTTTGTAACTGTGATTAATGAAACAATTTCACTACTTAAAATAAGTTTCAGCTTGATCAGCTTAGTAGAGATTGTAAAATGAACAATTTCTAGGAAGGCATGAAAGAGAAATCATCTCCTGTTAGGGGTGCTGGGTTAAGTTAATGAAGGAATTATTGAAGTACAATTGCAACATAAAATGTATTATCGATGAGCAATAATTTAAGAGTATTCCTCTTGCAGTGTGAGATGCACTTCCTTCCTTGTTAAGCCGCTTTAATTTTTTTAATCGGGCGATCGCATGGCTCATGCTTCACTTCTTGGATAAACTTGATATCATTCTTTAGTGATGCTGATTTTCTTCAAATTGCAGAAATTTTGGCAACCCCTAATATAGCCAAAGCCGCTTAAATGCGAAAAAAGCACATAGCCGTAGTAAGTACGACAATTTTAATATTTCTTCAGAGAATTATTAGCGGGTTATGCCCCTTATTTCAGCGACAGTCATAGACCAGTCGTAGAACAGTCATAGGACAGTTGTTGATTAGGAGTAAGCCTGTGACTTGTATGCCCTAGAACAGTTCTACGACAGTTGTAGAGCAGTTTTAGAACAGGTGTAGAACAGTTGCAGAACAGTCACGAAAAGTGTATTGAACTATACAATTTATAGTTTTTAACCACAGTGAAGACACAAACGATAACTAACCCTAGTCAAGCTCAACAGACAAATGGTTTGTCTCACAATGGGTTTTTAACCCAAACATCGCCCAGGAACCACAATACCTCAAAATAAGTACCTTGATGTTCGACAGAGATTCTGTTGAGCATCGCCAAATCCTTTGCCTGTAATAGTTTCAGCCAAGCCTAGTCTTATTACTAAGCAATAGTGATTTATCAGAGAGAGGGCGCAATTTTTCCCACTATTATTTGGGACAGGCTTCGTCGTCAAAAAATAGATGCAATTTCTGGAGGAGATTGGAGCCGGAAATATCTCAACAATAGCCGCCGCAGTTGTAGGTGTTAACTGTAAGGCGGCTTTTGTAGTGCTTATGTATTTTATTGGTAGTAAATTCTGAGGGCTGTGAGCGTAAATTCAATTTTGTAAAAAAACTGGCCAAACTTTTGGCGTACTGTGCGAGGGTTTTAGGGGAGTCAAGAGGGGAAACCCCTCTGGGAGATATTGGTTTTGATTGGGGAGAACTTAGATTATTTCGGGAAGTATTGGGAATTATTGGTAGGTTTAATGCTTAATGATAATAGGGTCAATAAAGGGAATTGAAAATTTAAAATTTCGGGAAATAGCGGGAAGCGTTGGCAGTTATTAAAATTTTTAGGAGAAATTCTGATAACTGTTGGGAATTATTGGGTCAGATTGGGAAATCAATAAATTTTCACTGTCAAAGCTGATAGTGAGAGCTAAAACCTGAGATGATTTATTGCTGAAACCCTTGAAAAAAGCGTCCAGGTGTTTCTGTTAGTATGATTTCTCAATAAACACATCTAAAATTGTTTAGGGAACTCTTCAAGATGTCTATTGATAAAAGGAACTGGTAAAGCGCGTTTCTAAACGATTAAGTAAAGGCAGTGGCACAGTTGAAGAAATTCTTGATGCCACTATAGAAGAAATATATGAGTCTCTTAAACAGGGAGATAGCGTTTCTCTACGAAACTTTGGTACTTTTTATGTCAGAACAGGAAGAGAGTGTTGGGTGTTTAAGTTCAATCCTTCTCAACGGTTACGTCAAGCGT
The Nostoc sp. MS1 DNA segment above includes these coding regions:
- a CDS encoding alpha/beta hydrolase family protein, with the protein product MNPLDSTVFGQSGLEQIKIPVMLVSGSDDIFAPAVPEQIRPFSWITASDKYLVLMDKATHFSLLKTDSGRGVLPVPPEFIGPNPANRSLLCKSSECCVL
- a CDS encoding class I SAM-dependent methyltransferase gives rise to the protein MGFGSGVGIERLSCLASAGYIAGIDNSKEMVEQATVRNREEIEGGRVDLRLGSVESLPFEDNKFDKVLAVNSMQVWTDAVVGLRSVRRVMKEGGTIALGLLLIQGKQVAD
- a CDS encoding DUF3991 domain-containing protein, which translates into the protein MLQNLGLLYADDQQNAVFIMRNLDNQRNGAFLRGTRGDNNNFKGYQKGTKRSDSWFYFGLGGQATDKVAHVLLCSSPIEAVSRAMLEYFVRGNVPPERTLYMAVDNINSLPVERLQKVPNILVTFGKDQSTNAAAQRVLELLPHSQQVLSKAADWNEQLLEYGRQLRRQQQQQQDDELSL
- the mobV gene encoding MobV family relaxase, with the translated sequence MAYAIARIKKLKRSNLAGSEAHTARQRETPNADPDKQNIRFIGTNNPTLSLDQLVMERIGEQKRKIRPDAVYCTEILLTASPEYFRPNRPTQAGYYEQDKVDSWLAASQQWLDSRYGDRIVRAELHLDEATPHIHAYFVPSMTKGN
- a CDS encoding HU family DNA-binding protein translates to MLDATIEEIYESLKQGDSVSLRNFGTFYVRTGRECWVFKFNPSQRLRQAFGWSSTHNPKS